Proteins co-encoded in one Sparus aurata chromosome 18, fSpaAur1.1, whole genome shotgun sequence genomic window:
- the abhd18 gene encoding protein ABHD18 isoform X1 translates to MGVSRLDVFYRRLLLTKLFIGGWGKPEDLKRIFEFRKIIGDREKCKYLVPEDYPVYINKTEEHADCHIHDGFFISPLEHLVPGILPPEAVKARFQFIVPKRWKKNRPVCIHLAGTGDHFFWRRRTLMARPMIKEAGMASLLLENPYYGYRKPKDQLRSSLKNVSDLFVMGGALILESTVLLRWLEREGYWPLGMTGISMGGYMASLAVTNWPKPIPLIPCLSWSTASSVFTTGVLSKAVNWTELEKQYAINSVYEEEIMKLLGYCGADSFKMGPELVRNADSLEHLFGLSGDDRESVGPKFRTGGEIEAGDGVHQFLSAVNSRGTSLDTLPRRPHANNTMDSAKCCRPSLHRESISFMKGVMDECTHMANFSVPVDTSLIIVVQAKEDAYIPRTGVLSLQEIWPGCEVRYLNGGHISAYLFKQNIFRQAIYDGFNRFCLKYPNLH, encoded by the exons ATGGGTGTGAGCCGACTGGATGTATTCTACAGAAGGCTGCTCCTCACCAAACTCTTCATCGGGGGATGGGGGAAGCCTGAAGATCTCAAGAG AATCTTTGAGTTCCGTAAGATTattggagacagagagaagtgCAAGTATCTGGTGCCTGAGGACTATCCCGTCTACATAAACAAG ACAGAGGAGCATGCCGACTGTCATATCCACGATGGGTTCTTCATCTCTCCCCTGGAGCACTTGGTTCCGGGAATCCTGCCACCAGAGGCCGTCAAAGCCAG GTTCCAGTTTATAGTTCCTAAGAGATGGAAGAAGAACAGACCAGTATGTATCCACCTGGCTGGGACTGGAGACCAT tttttctggCGCCGTCGGACCCTGATGGCCAGGCCCATGATTAAAGAAGCAGGAATGGCCTCTCTACTTCTGGAGAACCCGTATT ATGGCTATCGTAAACCCAAAGACCAACT GCGCTCCAGTCTAAAGAATGTGTCAGACCTGTTTGTGATGGGAGGGGCTTTGATTCTGGAGTCGACGGTCCTTCTTCGTTGGCTGGAGAGAGAAGGTTACTGGCCACTAGGAATGACTGGCATCTCCATGGGAGGATAT ATGGCATCCCTGGCAGTAACTAACTGGCCGAAGCCGATCCCTCTGATTCCCTGTCTGTCCTGGTCCACTGCCTCCAGTGTCTTCACCACG gGAGTGCTGAGTAAAGCAGTGAACTGGACAGAGCTGGAGAAGCAGTATGCCATTAACTCAGTGTATGAAGAGGAAATCATGAAGCTCTTGGGGTACTGCGGG GCCGATTCCTTTAAGATGGGTCCAGAACTAGTGAGGAATGCAGACTCTTTAGAGCATCTGTTTGGCCTGTCTGGAGATGACAGGGAGTCAGTGGGCCCAAAGTTCAGAACAGGAGGGGAAATAGAGGCTGGAGACGGAGTACACCAGTTCTTATCTGCAGTGAACAGCAGAGGGACAAGCTTGGACACTCTACCGAG AAGACCTCATGCAAACAACACTATGGATTCAGCCAAATGCTGTCGGCCATCATTGCATAGAGAGTCTATAAGCTTTATGAAAGGAGTGATGGATGAATGCACACACATGGCCAACTTCTCTG TTCCTGTAGACACCAGTCTTATCATTGTGGTCCAGGCCAAGGAGGATGCCTACATCCCTCGTACAGGAgtcctcagtctgcaggagataTGGCCGGGATGTGAAGTCAGATATTTGAATGGAGGACACATCAGTGCATACCTGTTTAAACAGAACATCTTCAG
- the abhd18 gene encoding protein ABHD18 isoform X2, with protein MGVSRLDVFYRRLLLTKLFIGGWGKPEDLKRIFEFRKIIGDREKCKYLVPEDYPVYINKTEEHADCHIHDGFFISPLEHLVPGILPPEAVKARFQFIVPKRWKKNRPVCIHLAGTGDHFFWRRRTLMARPMIKEAGMASLLLENPYYGYRKPKDQLRSSLKNVSDLFVMGGALILESTVLLRWLEREGYWPLGMTGISMGGYMASLAVTNWPKPIPLIPCLSWSTASSVFTTGVLSKAVNWTELEKQYAINSVYEEEIMKLLGYCGADSFKMGPELVRNADSLEHLFGLSGDDRESVGPKFRTGGEIEAGDGVHQFLSAVNSRGTSLDTLPRPHANNTMDSAKCCRPSLHRESISFMKGVMDECTHMANFSVPVDTSLIIVVQAKEDAYIPRTGVLSLQEIWPGCEVRYLNGGHISAYLFKQNIFRQAIYDGFNRFCLKYPNLH; from the exons ATGGGTGTGAGCCGACTGGATGTATTCTACAGAAGGCTGCTCCTCACCAAACTCTTCATCGGGGGATGGGGGAAGCCTGAAGATCTCAAGAG AATCTTTGAGTTCCGTAAGATTattggagacagagagaagtgCAAGTATCTGGTGCCTGAGGACTATCCCGTCTACATAAACAAG ACAGAGGAGCATGCCGACTGTCATATCCACGATGGGTTCTTCATCTCTCCCCTGGAGCACTTGGTTCCGGGAATCCTGCCACCAGAGGCCGTCAAAGCCAG GTTCCAGTTTATAGTTCCTAAGAGATGGAAGAAGAACAGACCAGTATGTATCCACCTGGCTGGGACTGGAGACCAT tttttctggCGCCGTCGGACCCTGATGGCCAGGCCCATGATTAAAGAAGCAGGAATGGCCTCTCTACTTCTGGAGAACCCGTATT ATGGCTATCGTAAACCCAAAGACCAACT GCGCTCCAGTCTAAAGAATGTGTCAGACCTGTTTGTGATGGGAGGGGCTTTGATTCTGGAGTCGACGGTCCTTCTTCGTTGGCTGGAGAGAGAAGGTTACTGGCCACTAGGAATGACTGGCATCTCCATGGGAGGATAT ATGGCATCCCTGGCAGTAACTAACTGGCCGAAGCCGATCCCTCTGATTCCCTGTCTGTCCTGGTCCACTGCCTCCAGTGTCTTCACCACG gGAGTGCTGAGTAAAGCAGTGAACTGGACAGAGCTGGAGAAGCAGTATGCCATTAACTCAGTGTATGAAGAGGAAATCATGAAGCTCTTGGGGTACTGCGGG GCCGATTCCTTTAAGATGGGTCCAGAACTAGTGAGGAATGCAGACTCTTTAGAGCATCTGTTTGGCCTGTCTGGAGATGACAGGGAGTCAGTGGGCCCAAAGTTCAGAACAGGAGGGGAAATAGAGGCTGGAGACGGAGTACACCAGTTCTTATCTGCAGTGAACAGCAGAGGGACAAGCTTGGACACTCTACCGAG ACCTCATGCAAACAACACTATGGATTCAGCCAAATGCTGTCGGCCATCATTGCATAGAGAGTCTATAAGCTTTATGAAAGGAGTGATGGATGAATGCACACACATGGCCAACTTCTCTG TTCCTGTAGACACCAGTCTTATCATTGTGGTCCAGGCCAAGGAGGATGCCTACATCCCTCGTACAGGAgtcctcagtctgcaggagataTGGCCGGGATGTGAAGTCAGATATTTGAATGGAGGACACATCAGTGCATACCTGTTTAAACAGAACATCTTCAG